One window of Prionailurus bengalensis isolate Pbe53 chromosome B1, Fcat_Pben_1.1_paternal_pri, whole genome shotgun sequence genomic DNA carries:
- the ERI1 gene encoding 3'-5' exoribonuclease 1, with amino-acid sequence MEHERSKQSGSEAVAPARLESPRSECGEEPRNPNPEKKQQCRFDGQETKGSKFITSSASDFSDPVYKEIAITNGCINRMSKEELRAKLSEFKLETRGVKDVLKKRLKNYYKKQKLMLKEGNCADSYYDYICIIDFEATCEEGNPPEFIHEIIEFPVVLLNTHTLEIEDTFQQYVRPEINTQLSDFCINLTGITQDQVDRADTFPQVLKKVIDWMKSKELGTKYKYCILTDGSWDMSKFLNIQCRLSRLKYPPFAKKWINIRKSYGNFYKVPRSQTKLTIMLEKLGMDYDGRPHSGLDDSKNIARIAVRMLQDGCELRINEKMHAGQLMSVSSSLPIEGTPAPQMPHSRK; translated from the exons ATGGAGCATGAGCGGAGCAAACAGTCTGGCAGCGAGGCCGTGGCTCCCGCGCGGCTGGAGTCTCCCCGGTCCGAGTGTGGGGAGGAGCCGCGGAACCCGAATCCTGAG aaaaagCAACAATGTAGATTTGATGGCCAAGAAACCAAAGGATCTAAGTTCATTACCTCCAGTGCAAGTGATTTCAGTGACCCAGTTTACAAAGAGATTGCTATTACGAATGGATGCATTAATAGAATGAGTAAGGAAGAACTCAGAGCTAAGCTTTCAGAATTCAAGCTTGAAACCAG aggAGTAAAGGATGTGCTAAAGAAAAGGCTGAAAAACTATTACAAGAAGCAGAAGCTGATGTTGAAAGAGGGCAATTGTGCTGACAGTTACTATGACTACATTTGTATCATTGATTTTGAAGCCACTTGTGAAGAGGGTAACCCACCTGAGTTTATACATGAAATAATTGAATTTCCTGTGGTTTTACTGAATACCCATACCTTAGAAATA GAAGATACATTTCAGCAGTATGTGAGACCAGAGATTAACACCCAACTTTCTGATTTCTGCATCAACCTAACTGGGATTACTCAG GATCAGGTAGACAGAGCTGATACCTTCCCTCAGGTACTAAAAAAAGTAATTGACTGGATGAAATCGAAGGAGTTAGGAACAAAGTATAAATATTGCATATTGACAGATGG TTCGTGGGATATGAGTAAGTTCCTGAACATTCAGTGCCGGCTAAGCAGGCTCAAATATCCTCCTTTTGCTAAAAAGTGGATCAATATTCGAAAGTCATATGGGAACTTTTACAag gttccTAGAAGCCAAACCAAATTAACAATAATGCTTGAAAAGCTAGGAATGGATTATGATGGGAGGCCTCACAGTGGTCTTGACGACTCTAAGAACATTGCCCGAATAGCAGTTCGAATGCTTCAAGATGGATGTGAACTCCGAATTAATGAGAAAATGCATGCAGGACAGCTAATGAGTGTGTCTTCTTCGTTGCCAATAGAGGGCACTCCAGCTCCACAAATGCCACATTCTAGAAAATAA